The Bradysia coprophila strain Holo2 unplaced genomic scaffold, BU_Bcop_v1 contig_151, whole genome shotgun sequence genome contains a region encoding:
- the LOC119074508 gene encoding probable cytochrome P450 6a21 has translation MIVFLTLLVGVVTVSYLYLRHKLNYWQDRGIPCLPPSLLYGNLDSVGQKVHNTINIQLVYENFKIGHKVCGFYLLQTPRLIILDLDLIKNIMIKDFNNFVDRGVYNNAEVDPLSGHLFAIEGDKWRNLRTKLSSTFTSGKMKMMYPIIQSYSQGLVDLVERLSTNDRNGFDIKNVCTRFTADVIGSCGFGLECGALKDENSEMLRMGEFFDIRDPLVRFNFFFVNIFPNFAKRFNMKITPKFIIDFFMPMIRQTYDYRMNNDVNRNDFMSLLIQIIKNGKLNDDEGVSTGSMTFNELAAQAFLFFVAGFETSSTTMTFALYELAYRKEIQDKLRKEVIEIEKRHNGEITYEAIAEMTYLDQIVNETLRIYTPIGQLFRTCINDYTIPDTNIVINSGMSVIIPIHAIHHDSRYFYDPEVFNPDRFSNEELRKRPQCSFLPFGDGPRNCIGMRFGQMQVKLGIATMIKNFEFSFDENTTYPLWMDTRNIVVTAMHPIRLIAKKI, from the exons ATGATTGTGTTTTTAACATTACTTGTCGGTGTCGTCACCGTTTCATATTTgtatttgcgtcacaaattgaattattggCAAGACCGTGGCATTCCATGCCTGCCACCATCGTTGTTGTACGGTAATCTCGATAGTGTCGGTCAGAAAGTCCACAATACCATCAACATCCAGTTAGTgtacgaaaatttcaaaatcgggCATAAAGTTTGTGGTTTCTATCTGTTACAAACGCCGCGCCTCATAATCTTGGACTTAGATTTGATAAAGAACATTATGATAAAGGATTTCAACAATTTCGTCGACCGAGGTGTGTACAACAATGCCGAAGTGGATCCATTGTCCGGACACCTGTTTGCCATCGAGGGGGATAAATGGCGTAACTTAAGAACTAAATTGAGCTCTACGTTTACCAGCGGCAAGATGAAAATGATGTATCCGATCATACAGTCCTATTCGCAAGGTCTGGTCGATCTGGTGGAACGGCTATCGACGAACGACCGAAACGGTTTCGATATAAAGAATGTGTGCACACGATTTACGGCCGATGTGATCGGTTCCTGTGGATTCGGACTCGAATGCGGTGCACTCAAGgacgaaaattccgaaatgCTGAGAATGGGCGAATTTTTCGATATTCGTGATCCGTTGGTTCGGTTCAATTTCTTCTTTGTCAACATATTCCCCAACTTTGCGAAACGGTTCAACATGAAAATCACGCCGAAGTTCATCATTGACTTCTTTATGCCGATGATCAGGCAGACATATGATTATCGGATGAACAACGACGTGAATCGGAACGATTTCATGTCTTTGCTGATCCAAATCATTAAGAATGGAAAACTGAATGATGATGAGGGTGTTAGTACAGGGAGCATGACATTCAACGAGTTGGCAGCACAAGCTTTCCTGTTTTTTGTGGCTG GATTCGAGACTAGCAGCACGACCATGACCTTTGCACTGTATGAACTTGCGTATCGAAAGGAAATTCAAGATAAACTGCGAAAGGAGGTCATTGAGATCGAGAAGAGGCACAACGGCGAAATAACGTACGAAGCTATCGCTGAAATGACTTACTTGGATCAAATTGTTAATG AAACTCTCCGCATATACACACCCATCGGTCAACTATTCCGGACATGTATCAATGATTACACAATTCCTGACACAAATATCGTCATTAACAGTGGAATGTCAGTCATTATTCCGATTCATGCTATCCATCACGATTCGAGATATTTTTACGATCCCGAGGTGTTCAATCCAGACCGATTCAGTAACGAAGAACTTAGGAAGAGGCCGCAGTGCTCGTTTTTACCGTTCG GTGATGGTCCACGCAATTGCATCGGAATGAG ATTCGGTCAAATGCAGGTCAAATTGGGCATCGCGACGAtgataaaaaatttcgaattttcattcGACGAGAATACGACCTATCCCTTATGGATGGACACGAGAAATATTGTGGTTACAGCCATGCATCCGATTCGGTTGATTgctaagaaaatttga